In Diabrotica undecimpunctata isolate CICGRU chromosome 4, icDiaUnde3, whole genome shotgun sequence, a single genomic region encodes these proteins:
- the LOC140439833 gene encoding uncharacterized protein — protein sequence MKWIVLTVVVVLGLANAEEVSEKRAVLRRTTRQALGSMGGSFLAQTERNIINNCKKNGLSLSGADDLQATYSKMKTCMSSTKIFETPKNEFISKMVDCSRNAIRETKDCLSNDQKYFPEFVLDLAKSMVNYMYDDKDLFKDLEIVGCINNLGRYTVQIEYIKCLTTVSQKTGDDENIPTSRQEFCRKFIPATECFPDTLKQHCSSTTKINKFFDDYSNAIASPCQGSTIAVKESNYL from the exons ATGAAGTGGATAGTGTTAACAGTTGTTGTAGTTCTTG gttTGGCCAATGCAGAGGAAGTTTCCGAAAAGAGAGCag TTCTTAGAAGAACCACCAGACAAGCCCTAGGATCCATGGGAGGTTCATTTTTAGCACAAACTGAGAGGAATATTATCAATAATTGTAAGAAAAATGGACTATCCCTTTCAGGTGCCGACGATCTACag GCTACTTATAGTAAAATGAAGACTTGTATGTCCAGCACCAAAATTTTTGAAACTCCCAAGAATGAATTTATTAGCAAAATGGTTGATTGCAGTCGGAACGCAATTAGAGAAACTAAAGATTGTTTGTCTAATGACCAAAAATATTTCCCAGAATTCGTTTTGGATCTTGCAAAATCGATGGTTAATTATATGTACGATGACAAAGATCTATTTAAAG ATTTGGAAATTGTTGGTTGCATAAATAACTTGGGTAGATATACAGTACAAATTGAGTATATTAAATGCTTAACCACTGTGTCTCAAAAAACCGGAGACGATGAAAATATTCCTACCTCCCGACAAGAATTCTGCAG aaAATTCATACCAGCCACTGAATGTTTCCCAGACACACTTAAACAGCACTGTTCAAGTACTACTAAGATCAACAAGTTCTTCGACGACTACAGCAATGCTATCGCATCTCCATGTCAAGGATCAACTATAGCTGTTAAAGAATCTAACTATCTTTAA